In Bosea vestrisii, the following are encoded in one genomic region:
- a CDS encoding sulfite exporter TauE/SafE family protein, with protein sequence MIAGIALNDLIFLALSLVAAGAVTGLLAGLFGVGGGAMIVPVLYEVFRVIGVPEEVRMPLVVGTSLAVIIPTSIRSYRAHLAKGMVDTSIIRVWAVPVVLGVIGGSLIARYAPPDLFKAVFVAVAFASAMRLLFASDRWKLGDDMPGPFLMRIYGVIIGVLSSLMGIGGGQLSSLFMTFYGRPIHQAVATSSGLGILISIPGALGYIYAGWPKMDILPPLSLGYVSFIGFLLFIPTSIWTAPIGARLAHRLSKRRLEVAFGIFLLVVCARFFWSLIA encoded by the coding sequence ATGATCGCCGGCATTGCCCTGAACGATTTGATTTTCCTTGCGTTGTCGCTTGTCGCGGCCGGCGCTGTCACCGGCCTGCTCGCCGGCCTGTTCGGCGTCGGCGGCGGCGCGATGATCGTGCCGGTGCTCTACGAGGTCTTCCGGGTGATCGGCGTGCCGGAGGAGGTGCGCATGCCGCTCGTGGTCGGAACCTCGCTGGCGGTGATCATCCCGACGTCGATCCGCTCCTACCGGGCTCATCTCGCCAAGGGCATGGTCGACACCTCGATCATCCGGGTCTGGGCCGTGCCGGTCGTGCTCGGCGTCATCGGCGGCAGCCTGATCGCGCGCTATGCGCCGCCGGACCTGTTCAAGGCGGTCTTCGTCGCGGTCGCCTTCGCCAGCGCCATGCGCCTGCTCTTCGCCTCCGACCGCTGGAAGCTCGGCGACGATATGCCTGGGCCGTTCCTGATGCGGATCTATGGCGTGATCATCGGCGTGCTCTCGTCGCTGATGGGCATTGGCGGCGGCCAGCTCTCCAGCCTGTTCATGACCTTCTATGGCCGGCCGATCCACCAGGCGGTGGCGACCTCGTCCGGGCTCGGCATTCTGATCTCGATCCCCGGCGCGCTCGGCTACATCTATGCCGGCTGGCCGAAGATGGACATCCTGCCGCCGCTCTCGCTCGGCTATGTCTCCTTCATCGGCTTCCTGCTCTTCATCCCGACCTCGATCTGGACGGCGCCGATCGGCGCGCGCCTGGCGCATCGGCTGTCGAAGCGCCGGCTGGAGGTCGCCTTCGGCATCTTCCTGCTGGTGGTCTGCGCCCGCTTCTTCTGGTCGCTGATCGCCTGA
- a CDS encoding GNAT family N-acetyltransferase yields MVAVRPCEEADHPALAGLMAQMQAHYRVPCPPDTEIRAGLANRPEGTELLVAEQDGALVGFAAFSAIYPGPGLKAGCFLKEIYVAEAARGLGAGRALLAELARLALACGLGRIDWTAARDNERLLRFYESLGATPQPEKVFFRLTGEALRRLADG; encoded by the coding sequence ATGGTTGCCGTGCGCCCTTGCGAGGAGGCTGATCATCCTGCGCTCGCCGGTTTGATGGCGCAGATGCAGGCGCATTACCGCGTGCCCTGTCCGCCGGATACCGAGATCAGGGCCGGGCTGGCGAACCGGCCCGAGGGAACAGAGCTACTCGTCGCCGAGCAGGACGGCGCGCTCGTCGGCTTCGCCGCCTTCTCGGCGATCTATCCCGGCCCCGGTCTGAAGGCAGGCTGCTTCCTCAAGGAAATCTATGTCGCCGAAGCGGCCCGTGGGCTCGGCGCCGGCCGGGCGCTGCTCGCGGAGCTGGCGCGGCTTGCGCTCGCATGCGGCCTCGGCCGGATCGACTGGACGGCGGCGCGCGACAATGAGCGCCTGCTGCGCTTCTACGAGAGCCTCGGCGCGACGCCGCAACCGGAGAAGGTCTTCTTCAGGCTGACCGGCGAGGCTCTTCGCCGTCTTGCTGACGGCTGA
- a CDS encoding thermonuclease family protein: MTRFGFRTSNYGPFGWRRVGRSVDFVVALGFILLLAIAGAVLQYRLGSGRSLAGQADAIDGDSLRLLGEELRLEGIDAPEYRQTCRDRSGGEVACGRQARRALAAMLALGNVTCTVSRADRYGRGLARCRQGNAEINAALVRQGQAVAYGGYQAEEDEAKAAGRGIWALSFERPEAWRRSHPR, encoded by the coding sequence ATGACGCGCTTCGGATTCAGGACAAGCAATTACGGCCCGTTCGGCTGGCGGCGGGTCGGCCGCTCGGTCGATTTCGTCGTAGCCCTTGGATTCATTCTGCTTTTGGCGATAGCGGGAGCGGTTCTGCAATACCGGCTCGGCTCCGGCCGCAGCCTCGCCGGACAGGCCGACGCGATCGATGGCGATTCGCTGCGGCTTCTTGGCGAGGAGCTTCGCCTCGAGGGCATCGACGCGCCCGAATACCGGCAGACCTGCCGGGATCGGAGCGGCGGCGAGGTCGCCTGCGGCCGGCAGGCGCGGCGCGCGCTCGCCGCCATGCTGGCGCTCGGCAACGTCACCTGCACGGTTTCCAGGGCCGACCGCTATGGCCGCGGGCTGGCGCGCTGCCGGCAAGGCAACGCCGAGATCAACGCGGCGCTGGTGCGCCAGGGCCAGGCCGTCGCCTATGGTGGCTATCAGGCCGAGGAGGACGAGGCGAAAGCCGCCGGTCGCGGCATCTGGGCGTTGAGCTTCGAACGGCCGGAGGCCTGGCGCAGGAGCCATCCGCGCTGA
- a CDS encoding glutathione binding-like protein — translation MIGDGRWLVGGKHTLADGLLAGVARWLEYHEVAELSRWPKLQALRQRVEADPAVVYAAALEQGETPAGSGACKGHVSLAEVIERFGA, via the coding sequence ATGATCGGTGACGGGCGCTGGCTGGTCGGCGGCAAGCATACCCTGGCCGACGGCCTGCTCGCCGGCGTGGCGCGCTGGCTCGAATACCATGAGGTCGCCGAGCTCTCGCGCTGGCCGAAGCTACAGGCCCTGCGCCAGCGGGTCGAGGCCGATCCGGCAGTGGTCTATGCGGCGGCGCTGGAGCAAGGCGAAACACCGGCCGGCAGCGGCGCCTGCAAGGGCCATGTGTCGCTGGCCGAGGTGATCGAGCGCTTCGGCGCCTGA
- a CDS encoding winged helix-turn-helix transcriptional regulator, with protein sequence MKDVVSDCPIESVMRVLSGRWPTLLLYYLKDGTKRFSELRRDNPTVSHRMLALELRKLEAAGIVHRIDHDGYPRRVDYELTTAGLRLVPLIDALGDWWEQAETERAGVPKLPRVA encoded by the coding sequence ATGAAGGACGTCGTGTCCGATTGCCCGATCGAAAGCGTCATGCGGGTGTTGAGCGGCCGCTGGCCGACCTTGCTGCTCTACTATCTGAAGGACGGCACCAAGCGCTTCAGCGAGCTCAGGCGCGACAATCCGACCGTCTCGCACCGCATGCTTGCACTTGAGCTGCGCAAGCTCGAAGCGGCCGGCATCGTCCACCGGATCGATCATGACGGCTACCCACGCCGGGTCGACTACGAGCTGACGACCGCGGGACTTCGCCTCGTGCCGCTGATCGATGCGCTCGGCGATTGGTGGGAACAAGCCGAGACCGAGCGGGCGGGCGTGCCGAAGCTCCCGCGGGTCGCATAA
- a CDS encoding glutathione S-transferase, producing the protein MEPILVYGYPAGTSMGLVAALEWLGQPYKLCRVDMLAEMREPVYTRINPRVETPVLITDQSRPLTETMAIAAYLEARDTEQRISFDPLSPEADRMHQLMGFLNTGFTGAFTPLWVALELPEPDPEFEAALRRFGRKAGRAS; encoded by the coding sequence ATGGAACCGATCCTCGTTTATGGCTACCCGGCCGGCACTTCGATGGGCCTGGTCGCGGCTCTCGAATGGCTTGGCCAGCCCTACAAGCTCTGCCGTGTCGACATGCTCGCCGAAATGCGCGAACCGGTCTACACCCGGATCAATCCGCGCGTCGAAACGCCGGTGCTGATCACCGATCAGAGCCGCCCGCTGACCGAGACCATGGCGATCGCCGCCTATCTGGAGGCCCGCGACACCGAACAGCGGATCAGCTTCGATCCGCTCTCGCCGGAAGCCGACCGCATGCACCAGCTGATGGGCTTCCTCAACACCGGCTTCACCGGCGCCTTCACGCCGCTCTGGGTGGCGCTGGAGCTGCCCGAGCCCGACCCGGAGTTCGAGGCGGCGTTGCGCCGATTCGGCCGCAAGGCGGGCCGAGCGTCATGA
- a CDS encoding AEC family transporter yields MIGAILLALAPIALLIALGHAMRRLRFLPDAFWPQAERLSYYVLLPALFMHALAMADLKGLPVAELALTLMAAIIAVAAALVLAKRWLGYSDAAFTSVFQGGIRFNNYVGLSAAGSMLGPSALPLAAVANAAIVPTVNVLCVLVFARWGSAQPTLRGILRGLALNPLLMSCVLGIAIQLTGLGLPPGVEGCLKALGQASLPIGLLCVGAALDWGALGRGLKPALVASFVKFVVMPLATYAALKGFGLGGQAATLAILFQALPTASSSYVMARQLGGDAPLMAGICALQTVLAAVAVPLALILLAPG; encoded by the coding sequence ATGATCGGCGCCATCCTGCTCGCTCTGGCGCCGATCGCCCTGTTGATCGCGCTCGGCCATGCCATGCGCCGCCTGCGCTTCCTGCCGGATGCGTTCTGGCCGCAGGCCGAGCGGCTGAGCTACTACGTCCTTCTGCCGGCCCTCTTCATGCACGCCTTGGCGATGGCCGATCTTAAAGGCCTTCCCGTCGCCGAACTGGCCTTGACGCTGATGGCGGCGATCATCGCCGTGGCGGCGGCGCTCGTGCTGGCCAAGCGCTGGCTTGGCTACAGTGACGCCGCCTTCACCTCGGTCTTCCAGGGCGGCATCCGCTTCAATAATTATGTCGGCCTGAGCGCGGCCGGCAGCATGCTCGGGCCGTCCGCCCTGCCGCTCGCGGCCGTGGCCAATGCGGCGATCGTGCCGACAGTGAACGTGCTGTGCGTCCTGGTCTTCGCCCGCTGGGGCTCGGCGCAGCCGACACTGCGCGGCATTCTCCGGGGCCTTGCCCTCAATCCGCTGCTGATGTCCTGCGTGCTCGGCATCGCCATCCAGCTTACTGGCCTCGGGCTGCCGCCGGGCGTCGAAGGCTGCCTCAAGGCCCTCGGCCAGGCTTCGCTTCCGATCGGCCTGCTCTGCGTCGGCGCGGCACTCGACTGGGGTGCGCTCGGCCGCGGCCTGAAGCCGGCGCTGGTCGCCTCCTTCGTCAAGTTCGTGGTGATGCCGCTCGCGACCTATGCGGCGCTGAAGGGCTTCGGCCTCGGCGGCCAGGCGGCGACGCTGGCCATCCTGTTCCAGGCGCTGCCGACCGCCTCCTCATCCTATGTGATGGCGCGCCAGCTCGGTGGCGATGCGCCGCTGATGGCCGGCATCTGCGCGCTGCAGACCGTCCTGGCAGCGGTGGCGGTGCCGCTTGCGCTGATCCTGCTCGCGCCGGGTTGA
- the dusA gene encoding tRNA dihydrouridine(20/20a) synthase DusA, translating to MGWLCRNGFKILESKDNAAQLNAWRFTVAPMMDWTDRHCRIVHRLLSRRARLYTEMVTAQAVIRGDRQRLIGFDDVEHPVVLQLGGNDPVLLAQAAKIGADFGYDEINLNCGCPSDRVQGGAFGACLMREPALVGDCVAAMKAAVSIPVTVKCRIGVDDQDPEAALDALTATVRAAGVDALVVHARKAWLQGLSPKENREIPPLDYERAYRLKAANADLIISLNGGIRQPEEWLPHLEHLDGVMLGREAYQNPEVLLSVDPLLFGEDAPVVDAFEMLEALEPFIAAHLERGGRLHAFTRHLVGLFPGRRGSRLFRRHLSEYCVAVGAGLADLRAAIAHVEREAPALAAE from the coding sequence ATGGGCTGGTTATGCAGGAATGGATTCAAGATATTGGAAAGTAAGGACAATGCGGCCCAGCTGAACGCATGGCGCTTCACCGTGGCGCCCATGATGGACTGGACTGACCGGCATTGTCGGATCGTCCATCGCCTGCTGTCGCGCCGCGCCCGGCTCTATACCGAGATGGTGACGGCGCAGGCAGTGATCCGCGGCGACCGGCAGCGGCTGATCGGTTTCGACGACGTCGAGCATCCGGTCGTGCTTCAGCTCGGTGGCAATGATCCGGTGCTGTTGGCGCAGGCGGCGAAGATCGGCGCCGATTTCGGCTATGACGAGATCAACCTGAACTGCGGCTGCCCATCCGACCGCGTCCAGGGCGGGGCCTTCGGCGCCTGCCTGATGCGCGAGCCGGCGCTCGTCGGCGATTGCGTCGCGGCGATGAAGGCGGCCGTTTCGATCCCCGTCACGGTGAAATGCCGCATCGGCGTCGACGATCAGGATCCAGAAGCGGCGCTTGATGCCTTGACTGCGACCGTGCGTGCAGCCGGCGTCGATGCGCTCGTCGTCCATGCCCGAAAGGCCTGGTTGCAGGGGCTCTCGCCCAAGGAGAACCGCGAGATCCCGCCGCTCGACTATGAGCGCGCCTATCGCCTCAAGGCCGCTAACGCCGATCTGATCATCTCGCTGAACGGCGGCATCCGGCAGCCGGAGGAATGGCTGCCGCATCTTGAGCATCTCGACGGCGTCATGCTCGGCCGCGAGGCCTACCAGAATCCCGAGGTGCTGCTTTCGGTCGACCCGCTGCTCTTTGGCGAGGACGCACCGGTTGTCGACGCCTTCGAGATGCTGGAAGCGCTCGAACCCTTCATCGCTGCCCATCTTGAACGGGGAGGGCGTCTGCACGCCTTCACCCGCCACCTCGTCGGGCTGTTCCCGGGACGGCGCGGCTCGCGCCTGTTCCGGCGCCATCTTTCCGAGTACTGCGTCGCAGTCGGCGCCGGCCTCGCCGACCTGCGCGCTGCGATCGCTCATGTCGAGCGCGAGGCTCCGGCCCTCGCGGCAGAGTGA
- the cobS gene encoding adenosylcobinamide-GDP ribazoletransferase translates to MAQTDSDDATQAPPPTWPGWLIATATCIRFYSRLPVPALPGESAHALPDFRLVPRALPFAALVIALPAILIALLASLAGVNALLAATLAVTALVLTTGAFHEDGLADSADGLFGGHTPERRLEIMKDSRVGTFGALALGLSLLLRVTALAAIQQGAGAWALAAAVLVAAPWSRVEGIRILATTPPTRRDGASASVGRPERSVLPVAYGLSGALALLLIATGALPLAGVVLGFMLSALATYWLSRIAIRLIGGQTGDILGAVQQLGEIAIYLGLAIVIGWGG, encoded by the coding sequence GTGGCGCAAACCGACAGCGATGATGCGACGCAGGCGCCGCCGCCGACATGGCCGGGCTGGCTGATCGCCACCGCGACCTGCATCCGCTTCTATTCGCGCCTGCCGGTGCCGGCGCTGCCGGGCGAGAGCGCGCATGCCCTGCCGGATTTCCGGCTGGTGCCGCGTGCCCTGCCCTTCGCGGCGCTGGTGATCGCGTTACCGGCGATCCTCATCGCGCTGCTCGCGAGCCTTGCGGGTGTCAACGCCTTGCTGGCAGCGACTCTCGCCGTGACCGCGCTCGTGCTGACGACCGGCGCCTTCCACGAAGACGGGCTCGCCGACTCGGCCGATGGGCTGTTCGGCGGGCATACGCCGGAGCGGCGGCTGGAGATCATGAAGGACAGCCGCGTCGGCACTTTCGGGGCGCTGGCGCTCGGCCTCTCGCTGCTGCTGCGGGTGACTGCGCTCGCCGCGATCCAGCAAGGCGCCGGAGCGTGGGCGCTCGCCGCCGCCGTGCTCGTCGCGGCACCCTGGTCGCGCGTCGAGGGCATCCGCATCCTCGCCACGACCCCGCCGACCCGGCGCGACGGTGCTTCCGCCTCTGTTGGACGACCGGAGCGGTCTGTATTGCCGGTCGCGTACGGATTATCAGGCGCCCTCGCCCTGCTTTTGATCGCCACGGGCGCCCTCCCCCTCGCCGGTGTCGTCCTCGGCTTCATGCTGTCGGCACTGGCGACATACTGGCTGTCGCGCATCGCCATCCGCCTTATCGGTGGCCAGACCGGCGACATTCTCGGCGCGGTGCAGCAGCTCGGCGAAATCGCGATCTATCTCGGCCTCGCCATCGTCATCGGCTGGGGTGGGTGA
- a CDS encoding glutathione S-transferase family protein encodes MKLYDGGRAPNPRRVRIFFAEKGVPLPELVPIDIGKKEHRTPEFTRINPSQRLPVLLLEDGTALAETIAICRYVESLHPVPPLFGAAPKEAALIEMWNRRIELGLFSSVSAVFRHSHPAMAELEEQVPEWAEANRELIDDHLVLLDLQLGANRFICGDELTVADITAGIAIDFMKPSRIPLPEDFANVRRWHGELSARPSWKA; translated from the coding sequence ATGAAGCTCTATGATGGCGGGCGCGCGCCCAATCCGCGGCGGGTCCGCATCTTCTTTGCCGAGAAGGGCGTGCCCCTTCCCGAGCTCGTCCCGATCGACATCGGCAAGAAGGAGCATCGGACGCCGGAGTTCACCCGCATCAATCCATCGCAGCGCCTGCCGGTGCTGCTGCTCGAGGATGGCACCGCACTCGCCGAGACGATCGCGATCTGCCGCTATGTCGAGAGCCTGCATCCGGTGCCGCCTCTGTTCGGCGCCGCACCCAAGGAAGCTGCGCTGATCGAGATGTGGAATCGGCGCATCGAGCTCGGGCTGTTCTCGTCGGTCTCGGCGGTGTTCCGCCACAGCCACCCCGCCATGGCCGAGCTCGAGGAGCAGGTTCCGGAATGGGCCGAGGCCAATCGCGAACTGATCGATGACCACCTGGTGCTGCTCGATCTGCAGCTCGGCGCCAATCGCTTCATCTGCGGCGACGAGCTGACGGTGGCAGACATCACCGCCGGCATCGCCATCGACTTCATGAAGCCCTCGCGCATTCCGCTGCCGGAGGATTTTGCCAACGTCCGCCGTTGGCATGGCGAGCTCTCGGCCAGGCCGAGCTGGAAAGCTTGA
- a CDS encoding PaaI family thioesterase: MTDPALVARIEASFSKQAFMATLGARLVRVAPGEVEITMPVSAHLCQQHGFVHAGAVSTIADSAAGYAALTTMPAGNGVLTAEFKINLLAPATGDELVAKGKVVKAGRTLTLAMAEVFAVTAGKAKLCAMLTATCMAIAAREGVSD, from the coding sequence ATGACTGACCCCGCCCTCGTCGCCCGCATCGAGGCGAGCTTCAGCAAGCAGGCCTTCATGGCGACACTCGGCGCTCGGCTTGTCCGTGTCGCGCCGGGTGAGGTCGAGATCACCATGCCGGTCTCGGCCCATCTCTGCCAGCAGCACGGTTTCGTCCATGCCGGCGCGGTCTCGACCATCGCCGACAGCGCCGCTGGCTATGCTGCGCTGACCACCATGCCGGCCGGCAACGGCGTCCTCACCGCCGAGTTCAAGATCAATCTGCTGGCACCCGCGACCGGCGACGAACTCGTCGCCAAGGGCAAGGTGGTCAAAGCCGGCCGCACCCTGACGCTCGCCATGGCCGAGGTCTTCGCCGTGACCGCGGGTAAGGCGAAGCTTTGCGCCATGCTGACGGCGACCTGCATGGCGATTGCCGCGCGCGAAGGCGTGAGCGACTGA
- the cobT gene encoding nicotinate-nucleotide--dimethylbenzimidazole phosphoribosyltransferase: MPASGLPFDDIRNLIAGMPGPDMAAANAVRARDKELTKPAGSLGRLEEIAEWLAAWQGKAPPRVDRPLVCVFAGNHGVVAQGVSAFPQAVTRQMLENFAAGGAAINQICAAYDLGFKVFDLALDLPTADFTQEDALDERACVATMAFGMEALAGGADLLALGEMGIGNTTSAAAIFAALYGGGAAKWCGRGTGVDDDGLKRKIAAVEAGLKLHANHLTDPLEVLRRFGGREMAAICGAVLAARLQRIPVILDGYVVTAAAAILHALDPSALDHCLAGHLSAEGAHADALVNLGKQPLLALGMRLGEGTGAALAAGLVKAAAGVHSGMATFAQAQVSGKAE, from the coding sequence ATGCCCGCCTCCGGCCTGCCCTTCGACGATATCCGCAACCTCATCGCCGGCATGCCGGGCCCCGACATGGCGGCGGCCAACGCCGTGCGGGCCCGCGACAAGGAGCTGACCAAGCCGGCCGGCAGCCTCGGCCGGCTGGAGGAGATCGCCGAATGGCTCGCCGCCTGGCAGGGCAAGGCGCCGCCGCGGGTCGACCGGCCGCTGGTCTGCGTCTTCGCCGGCAATCACGGCGTAGTCGCCCAGGGCGTCTCGGCATTCCCGCAGGCGGTGACGCGCCAGATGCTGGAGAATTTCGCCGCCGGCGGGGCCGCGATCAATCAGATCTGCGCGGCCTATGATCTCGGCTTCAAGGTCTTCGACCTCGCGCTCGACCTGCCGACCGCCGATTTCACGCAAGAAGATGCGCTCGACGAGCGGGCCTGCGTCGCGACCATGGCCTTCGGCATGGAGGCGCTCGCCGGCGGCGCCGATCTGCTCGCGCTCGGCGAGATGGGCATCGGCAACACTACCTCGGCCGCCGCGATCTTCGCAGCGCTCTATGGCGGCGGCGCCGCCAAATGGTGCGGCCGCGGTACCGGCGTCGACGATGACGGCCTGAAGCGCAAGATCGCCGCGGTCGAGGCCGGGCTGAAGCTGCACGCCAATCACCTCACCGATCCGCTCGAAGTGCTGCGCCGCTTTGGCGGCCGCGAGATGGCTGCGATCTGCGGCGCGGTCCTCGCCGCCCGCCTGCAGCGTATCCCGGTGATCCTCGACGGCTATGTCGTCACCGCCGCTGCCGCGATCCTGCACGCGCTCGATCCATCCGCGCTCGACCATTGCCTTGCCGGCCATCTCTCGGCCGAGGGCGCCCATGCGGACGCGCTGGTCAATCTCGGCAAGCAGCCCTTGCTGGCGCTCGGCATGCGGCTCGGCGAGGGGACGGGTGCGGCGCTCGCCGCCGGCCTCGTCAAGGCGGCGGCCGGCGTCCATTCCGGCATGGCGACGTTCGCGCAGGCGCAGGTGTCGGGGAAGGCCGAATAA
- a CDS encoding MarR family winged helix-turn-helix transcriptional regulator has translation MGAASALHSQAVAKRVGLAPVDLECLDMILLAGPVTAGQIMEHTKLTSGAVTGLIDRLAKKGYVERAIDPQDRRKVIVRILPEAIQPIQDLFVPMAERSAAIMAQYSVEELDLIAGFVEKGTRIALERAKELDEG, from the coding sequence ATGGGCGCCGCCAGTGCTCTGCACAGCCAGGCGGTCGCAAAACGGGTCGGCCTCGCCCCGGTCGACCTCGAATGCCTCGACATGATCCTGCTGGCCGGTCCTGTGACCGCCGGGCAGATCATGGAGCATACCAAGCTGACCAGCGGCGCCGTGACCGGCCTGATCGATCGGCTCGCGAAGAAGGGCTATGTCGAGCGGGCCATCGACCCGCAGGATCGCCGCAAGGTCATCGTCCGGATCCTGCCGGAGGCGATTCAGCCGATCCAGGATCTCTTCGTTCCGATGGCCGAGCGTTCGGCGGCGATCATGGCGCAATACAGCGTCGAGGAGCTCGACCTGATCGCCGGCTTCGTCGAAAAGGGCACCAGGATCGCGCTGGAGCGCGCAAAGGAGCTCGACGAGGGCTGA
- a CDS encoding methyl-accepting chemotaxis protein, translating to MIGAYALVSDISALSSIMDAALSASALVALVSLISAIVCAWMLNRWIAAPVRGMTRTMTALAQGDRDVLVPSLSRRDEIGEMAQAVDVFKRAAVEKEAIAAEKHHAEREIEAQRHAADAERVRNEAERQEATGQLAVVVSALGTGLEHLANGNLGYRIDQPVAAAYAKLKDDFNASIGKLRDTMRQIATNTESMKAGAGEISQAADDLASRTEQQASSVEETATALDQLTATVRQTAEGARQASLATTQVKGEAEQSGQIVREAVAAMSGIEKSSDEISQIVGVIDEIAFQTNLLALNASVEAARAGDAGKGFAVVASEVRALAQRSADAAKEIKGLITASSIEVEKGVALVGQTGTALERMSGEITRATSLVAEIASAAQEQATGLQEVNTAVNEMDQATQQNAAMAEQSTAASQALAQEADRLAALVSYFSLEAPEPSRMQVSSSSARHAA from the coding sequence TCTGCCTCGGCCCTGGTCGCGCTCGTCAGCCTGATCTCGGCGATCGTCTGCGCCTGGATGCTGAACCGCTGGATCGCCGCCCCGGTGCGCGGCATGACCCGCACGATGACGGCGCTGGCGCAGGGCGACCGCGACGTGCTCGTTCCCTCGCTGTCGCGCCGTGACGAGATCGGCGAGATGGCCCAGGCCGTCGACGTCTTCAAGCGCGCTGCGGTCGAAAAGGAGGCCATTGCCGCCGAAAAGCACCATGCCGAGCGGGAGATCGAGGCCCAGCGCCACGCCGCTGATGCCGAGAGGGTGCGCAACGAAGCCGAGCGCCAGGAAGCCACCGGGCAGTTGGCGGTCGTGGTCTCGGCGCTGGGCACCGGGCTGGAGCATCTGGCCAATGGCAATCTCGGCTATCGCATCGACCAGCCGGTCGCGGCCGCCTATGCCAAATTGAAGGACGACTTCAACGCGTCGATCGGAAAGCTGCGCGACACGATGCGGCAGATCGCGACGAACACCGAGAGCATGAAGGCGGGCGCCGGCGAGATCAGCCAGGCGGCCGACGACCTCGCCAGCCGCACCGAGCAGCAGGCCTCCTCGGTCGAGGAGACCGCGACGGCGCTCGACCAGCTGACCGCGACCGTGCGCCAGACCGCCGAGGGCGCGCGCCAGGCGAGCCTCGCCACCACCCAGGTCAAGGGCGAGGCCGAGCAGTCCGGCCAGATCGTGCGTGAGGCCGTCGCCGCCATGAGCGGCATTGAGAAATCGTCCGACGAGATCTCGCAGATCGTCGGCGTCATCGACGAGATCGCCTTCCAGACCAATCTGCTCGCGCTCAACGCCTCGGTCGAGGCGGCGCGCGCCGGCGATGCCGGCAAGGGCTTCGCCGTGGTCGCCTCGGAAGTGCGGGCGCTGGCCCAGCGCTCGGCGGATGCGGCCAAGGAGATCAAGGGGCTGATCACCGCCTCGAGCATCGAGGTCGAGAAGGGTGTCGCGCTGGTCGGCCAGACCGGAACGGCGCTGGAGCGGATGTCCGGTGAGATCACCCGCGCCACCTCGCTGGTCGCCGAGATCGCCTCGGCGGCCCAGGAGCAGGCGACCGGGCTGCAGGAGGTCAACACCGCGGTCAACGAGATGGACCAGGCGACGCAGCAGAATGCCGCCATGGCCGAGCAGTCGACCGCCGCCTCGCAGGCCCTGGCCCAGGAAGCCGACAGGCTCGCCGCGCTGGTCTCCTATTTCAGCCTCGAAGCGCCCGAACCATCGCGGATGCAGGTCTCGTCAAGCTCTGCGCGCCATGCAGCCTGA
- a CDS encoding DUF1289 domain-containing protein, with protein MSAISSPCIKICVIDPVNKLCQGCGRTLQEIAQWSRFSETERLAIMATLEERLSRQQDGEEPRRSA; from the coding sequence ATGAGCGCGATTTCCAGCCCCTGCATCAAGATTTGCGTGATCGACCCGGTGAACAAGCTCTGCCAGGGCTGCGGGCGGACCCTGCAGGAGATCGCGCAATGGTCGCGCTTCAGCGAGACGGAGCGCCTCGCCATCATGGCAACGCTGGAAGAGCGGCTCAGCCGTCAGCAAGACGGCGAAGAGCCTCGCCGGTCAGCCTGA